A genomic region of Bacteroides acidifaciens contains the following coding sequences:
- the topA gene encoding type I DNA topoisomerase: protein MQKNLVIVESPAKAKTIEKFLGKDFKVLSSYGHIRDLKKKDFSIDVEKNFKPNYEIPADKKALVSTLKAEAKEAETVWLASDEDREGEAIAWHLYEVLKLKPENTKRIVFHEITKSAILKAIEQPRDIDINLVNAQQARRILDRIVGFELSPVLWRKVKPALSAGRVQSVAVRLIVEREREIHAFKSEAAYRVTAVFLVPDTDGKLVEMKAELARRIKTKKEAKAFLEACQGANFAIEDITTRPVKKTPPAPFTTSTLQQEAARKLGYTVAQTMMLAQRLYESGFITYMRTDSVNLSEFATIGSKDAIIKMMGERYVHPRHFETKTKGAQEAHEAIRPTYMENQSVEGSAQEKKLYELIWKRTIASQMADAELEKTTATITISGSSDVFTAIGEVIKFDGFLHVYRESYDDDSEQEDESRLLPPLKKGQKLEHGPIIATERFTQRPPRYTEASLVRKLEELGIGRPSTYAPTISTIQQREYVEKGNKDGEERNFNVLTLKDNQIEDENRSEITGAEKSKLFPTDTGTVVNDFLTEYFPDILDYNFTASVEKDFDEIAEGGVQWTSIMKTFYDKFHPSVENTLAIKTEHKVGERILGEDPESGKPVSVKIGRFGPMAQIGTVEDEEKPRFAQLKKGQSIETITLEEVLELFKLPRTLGEYEGKTVSVGIGRFGPYVLHNKVYVSLPKTMDPMVITLEEAEQLILEKRQKEAERHIKKFEEEPELEILNGRYGPYITYKGNNYKIPKDIVPQDLSLQSCLELIKIQDEKGETSSFKRGKRTTKKK from the coding sequence CTGAAAGCAGAAGCGAAAGAGGCGGAAACCGTATGGCTCGCATCCGATGAGGACCGCGAGGGAGAGGCTATCGCCTGGCATCTGTATGAGGTCTTAAAACTAAAACCGGAAAACACAAAACGAATCGTATTCCATGAAATTACGAAAAGCGCTATCTTAAAAGCTATCGAACAACCACGCGATATCGACATCAACCTCGTGAATGCACAGCAGGCACGGCGTATCCTGGACCGCATCGTAGGTTTCGAACTGTCTCCCGTACTCTGGAGAAAAGTGAAACCGGCTCTTTCGGCAGGACGCGTACAGTCGGTTGCCGTCCGCCTGATAGTTGAACGCGAGCGTGAAATCCATGCTTTCAAATCGGAAGCAGCTTATCGTGTGACTGCTGTTTTCCTCGTGCCCGACACTGACGGAAAACTGGTGGAAATGAAAGCCGAACTGGCTCGCCGTATCAAAACTAAAAAAGAAGCAAAGGCTTTCCTCGAAGCTTGCCAAGGAGCTAATTTTGCTATCGAAGATATTACCACCCGTCCGGTAAAGAAAACACCTCCTGCACCGTTCACGACTTCTACGTTGCAACAGGAAGCCGCCCGTAAACTGGGATATACCGTAGCACAGACCATGATGCTTGCACAACGTCTGTACGAATCGGGATTCATCACTTATATGCGTACGGACTCTGTCAACCTGTCGGAATTTGCAACGATAGGTAGCAAGGACGCTATCATCAAGATGATGGGCGAACGTTATGTGCATCCCCGCCACTTTGAAACAAAGACTAAAGGCGCACAGGAAGCGCATGAGGCTATCCGTCCGACATATATGGAAAACCAATCCGTAGAAGGCTCGGCACAGGAAAAGAAACTGTATGAACTGATTTGGAAACGTACTATCGCCTCACAGATGGCAGACGCGGAACTGGAAAAGACAACCGCAACCATCACGATAAGCGGCAGCAGCGATGTATTCACCGCTATCGGTGAAGTGATTAAGTTCGATGGATTCCTGCATGTTTACCGCGAATCTTATGACGACGACAGTGAGCAGGAAGATGAAAGCCGCCTGTTGCCCCCTTTGAAAAAGGGACAGAAACTAGAACACGGTCCTATCATCGCCACCGAACGTTTCACTCAACGCCCGCCACGCTATACGGAAGCCAGCCTTGTACGCAAGTTGGAAGAACTGGGTATCGGACGTCCGTCTACCTATGCGCCTACTATTTCTACTATCCAGCAACGCGAATATGTAGAAAAGGGAAACAAGGACGGAGAAGAACGCAACTTTAATGTGCTGACACTGAAAGACAATCAGATTGAAGACGAAAACCGTTCCGAGATTACCGGTGCGGAAAAGTCCAAGTTATTCCCTACGGATACGGGTACGGTGGTGAACGACTTCCTGACCGAATACTTCCCGGATATTCTGGATTACAACTTTACTGCAAGTGTAGAAAAAGATTTCGACGAAATTGCAGAAGGCGGCGTGCAATGGACTTCCATCATGAAGACTTTCTATGATAAATTCCATCCGTCGGTAGAAAACACATTGGCTATCAAGACAGAGCATAAGGTAGGCGAACGCATCTTGGGAGAAGACCCGGAAAGCGGCAAGCCTGTTTCGGTAAAGATTGGACGCTTCGGTCCTATGGCACAAATCGGTACGGTAGAAGATGAAGAAAAGCCACGGTTTGCCCAATTGAAGAAAGGACAGTCCATAGAAACCATCACTTTGGAAGAAGTTCTCGAATTATTCAAGCTTCCCCGTACACTGGGTGAGTATGAAGGAAAGACGGTCAGTGTAGGTATCGGCCGTTTCGGTCCCTATGTTTTGCATAATAAGGTATATGTATCACTGCCGAAAACAATGGACCCGATGGTAATCACTTTGGAAGAGGCAGAACAACTGATTCTCGAAAAACGCCAGAAGGAAGCCGAACGCCACATCAAGAAGTTCGAAGAAGAACCGGAGCTGGAAATTCTGAATGGTCGTTACGGACCTTATATTACTTATAAAGGTAATAACTATAAGATTCCTAAAGATATCGTTCCACAGGATTTGAGCCTGCAAAGTTGCTTGGAGTTAATCAAAATACAAGACGAAAAAGGGGAAACGTCTTCCTTCAAACGAGGAAAACGAACCACCAAGAAAAAATAA